Proteins encoded within one genomic window of Polaribacter sp. NJDZ03:
- a CDS encoding T9SS type A sorting domain-containing protein — protein sequence MKNTVHKVYFILFFIGCIQVNAQKINYKKEASKENSNFFEIVNKTRAQFVEKRRNSKTVETRLEKKTRKIFERWAWSWKDRVNSNGTFPKNQVNKEEYLNLLVNNSNTSARTSSTTKAKTASTTKPWLQIGPTAIVNKNENFDYPGPGRVDVVAVDPNNDNIMYVGTPAGGLWKTSNKGATWVPKTDNLAGMGVTDILIHPNNTNILYMATGDRDSGHISSIGLFKSTDAGDTWTVVPDFSFSLSQNEYIRDIAFATNNPSILYALTNDRIRKSTNNGDTWTDATFTHPYSYNEEFQSLVIHPNDPNKIVVSDVWGGIWYSTNAGVSFIQHPVLKAAAPAVAGDYPTVNKLRLASTPADTEYFYGIDQNGYFKKYYFDFDNTAADLVKSIHVTALINGTPTPFDSQQGYIQCIAVSPTNPMNLMVGGVQGWKSTDNGNTFSPVLNAYTNPAPEDQIHVHADHHFLLFKDNSTIINGNDAGLRMGSFSPTSEADFPDISSGLIITQSYNIAITHGLNGDDYMMANQDNDGFSKVYKNGVQQWVAAVAGDGTGTAIDIENPAIRYLGGTNGQLNRTDDGYALHYENAIQVLPSDATNAAFISPLALHPTDAATIYAGHGDVKKATNRGGVGISDWTMLNSGLTKTEFLDVSLNNSSVRIFAIGEIAEASTLKRSIDDGATWSTITSPAGVTINSIYGVPNTNTVYATVKSYEAGKKVYKSLDNGNTWTNISSDLPNITMFKVILDPNKTNETIYLGTEIGVYFTDNSTTNWSKLGTGLPNVRISDIKISANNGNVYVGTFGRGMWVYNDQKYFDNIFDNNWLTTNNWEGNTIPTATDDVLIKGTENVTVNTDGAITKSLEILDGALLTIDKTRDLTVQNDFTSTSTNSVLQINSDAADSGVLIVKGNSTGNITYVRGGLLATQWSLITPTVTGQKVKDFALNTANDIRKNTNTGTDPNRYAIAKYNDANATGEKWEYFDVNVGAAVAFEKGNGYSVSRGTDGEVTFTGNLQTNTLNVSATHGKWMAIGNPYTAFYPANKGTSGDFIQDNIAKLAIDAPAVYVWENSQAKYVAYSAESTTTKVLAPGQGFFIKMKPSGTDEMVVFNNTKIGTKTALTGNRTFNKSAETTSYIKLYVAKGNLKVNTDVLFSENATVGFDAGRDIINFNSSEFDLTTKLLDNATDTDYTIQTIPNNNYENQVISLNLKGKANEKITFSALNSNLPEGMKVYLEDKETGSSYELSDTKNYTLTLSSDVSGFGRFYVHFSTRALSVISNDVTKIQIYNQNNFLQIKGANARALKIDLFDLNGKVILNQNQSTDKYSPINLSSFSKGVYLVKVTTEGKSVSKKIIID from the coding sequence ATGAAAAATACAGTACACAAAGTATATTTTATTTTATTTTTTATTGGCTGCATTCAAGTAAACGCACAAAAAATAAATTATAAAAAAGAGGCCTCCAAAGAAAATAGTAATTTCTTTGAGATTGTAAATAAAACTAGAGCGCAGTTTGTAGAAAAAAGAAGAAATTCTAAAACTGTAGAAACTAGATTAGAAAAGAAAACTAGAAAAATATTTGAACGTTGGGCTTGGAGCTGGAAAGATAGAGTAAACTCTAACGGTACATTCCCTAAGAACCAAGTTAATAAAGAAGAGTATTTAAATTTACTAGTAAATAATTCTAATACAAGCGCTAGAACTTCTTCTACTACAAAAGCTAAAACGGCCTCTACAACAAAACCTTGGTTACAAATAGGACCAACAGCAATTGTAAACAAAAATGAGAACTTTGATTACCCAGGACCTGGTAGAGTTGATGTTGTGGCTGTAGATCCTAATAATGATAATATTATGTATGTAGGTACGCCTGCAGGTGGTTTATGGAAAACTTCAAATAAAGGAGCTACTTGGGTGCCAAAAACAGATAATTTGGCTGGTATGGGCGTTACAGATATCTTAATTCATCCAAACAATACAAATATTCTTTATATGGCAACTGGAGATAGAGATAGTGGTCATATTAGTTCTATAGGTTTATTTAAATCTACAGATGCTGGAGACACTTGGACTGTTGTACCAGATTTTAGTTTTTCATTAAGTCAAAATGAGTACATTAGAGATATTGCATTCGCTACAAATAATCCATCAATTTTATACGCTTTAACAAATGATAGAATAAGAAAGTCTACAAATAATGGAGATACTTGGACCGACGCTACATTTACGCACCCATATAGTTATAATGAAGAATTTCAATCATTGGTTATTCACCCAAATGATCCGAACAAAATTGTGGTTTCTGATGTCTGGGGAGGAATATGGTATTCTACTAATGCCGGAGTTAGTTTTATACAACACCCTGTTCTAAAGGCAGCAGCACCAGCAGTAGCAGGAGACTACCCTACAGTAAATAAATTAAGACTTGCATCTACGCCAGCAGATACAGAGTATTTTTATGGAATAGATCAAAATGGTTATTTTAAAAAATATTATTTTGATTTTGATAATACTGCTGCAGACTTAGTTAAATCTATACATGTTACAGCACTTATTAACGGTACTCCTACTCCTTTTGATTCTCAACAAGGGTATATACAATGTATTGCTGTTTCGCCAACAAACCCAATGAATTTAATGGTTGGTGGTGTACAAGGATGGAAATCTACAGATAATGGAAATACTTTTTCTCCTGTTTTAAATGCATATACTAACCCAGCACCAGAAGATCAAATTCACGTACATGCAGATCATCACTTTTTATTATTTAAAGATAATTCTACTATTATTAACGGAAATGACGCAGGACTTAGAATGGGGTCTTTCTCACCAACTTCAGAAGCAGATTTCCCAGATATTTCTAGTGGCTTAATTATTACACAATCTTATAATATTGCTATTACACATGGTTTAAATGGTGATGATTACATGATGGCTAATCAAGATAATGATGGTTTTTCTAAAGTATATAAAAATGGAGTTCAACAATGGGTTGCTGCAGTAGCAGGAGACGGAACAGGTACAGCTATTGATATAGAAAACCCTGCTATTAGATATTTAGGAGGAACCAATGGTCAATTAAACAGAACAGATGATGGTTATGCGCTACATTATGAAAATGCAATACAAGTATTACCTTCAGATGCAACCAATGCAGCATTTATTTCTCCATTAGCATTACACCCTACTGATGCCGCAACTATTTATGCGGGGCACGGAGATGTTAAAAAAGCTACAAATAGAGGTGGTGTTGGTATTAGCGATTGGACCATGCTTAACTCTGGCTTAACAAAAACAGAATTTCTAGATGTTTCTCTAAACAATTCTTCTGTTAGAATATTTGCAATTGGAGAAATTGCAGAAGCTTCTACACTTAAAAGAAGTATAGATGATGGTGCAACTTGGTCTACAATTACAAGTCCTGCTGGTGTAACAATTAATAGTATATATGGTGTACCTAACACCAATACGGTTTATGCAACCGTAAAAAGTTACGAAGCCGGTAAAAAGGTGTATAAGAGTTTAGATAATGGAAATACTTGGACTAATATAAGTAGTGATTTACCTAACATAACTATGTTTAAAGTTATTTTAGACCCAAATAAAACGAATGAAACAATCTATCTAGGAACTGAAATTGGTGTCTACTTTACAGACAACTCAACAACTAATTGGTCTAAATTAGGAACCGGTTTACCAAACGTAAGAATAAGCGATATTAAAATAAGTGCAAATAATGGTAACGTATACGTAGGTACTTTTGGTAGAGGTATGTGGGTATATAATGATCAAAAATATTTTGATAATATTTTTGATAACAACTGGCTAACAACTAACAATTGGGAAGGCAATACAATACCAACCGCTACAGACGATGTTTTAATTAAAGGTACAGAGAATGTTACCGTAAATACAGATGGAGCTATCACAAAATCTTTAGAAATTTTAGATGGAGCACTTTTAACTATTGATAAAACAAGAGATTTAACTGTGCAAAATGATTTTACTTCTACTTCTACAAATAGCGTTTTACAAATAAATTCTGATGCTGCAGATAGTGGTGTATTAATTGTAAAAGGAAACAGTACTGGTAACATAACTTATGTAAGAGGTGGTTTATTAGCTACTCAATGGAGTCTTATTACGCCTACTGTAACAGGACAAAAAGTAAAAGATTTTGCTTTAAATACAGCTAATGATATCAGAAAAAACACAAACACAGGTACAGATCCAAACAGATATGCAATTGCAAAATATAATGATGCAAATGCAACCGGTGAAAAATGGGAATATTTTGATGTAAATGTAGGTGCCGCAGTAGCATTTGAAAAGGGTAATGGATATTCTGTTTCTAGAGGAACCGATGGAGAAGTTACTTTTACGGGAAATTTACAAACAAATACCTTAAATGTTTCTGCTACACATGGTAAATGGATGGCAATAGGTAATCCCTATACAGCATTTTACCCAGCAAATAAAGGTACTTCTGGAGATTTTATACAAGATAATATTGCTAAATTAGCTATAGATGCTCCTGCAGTTTATGTTTGGGAAAATAGCCAAGCGAAATATGTTGCTTACTCCGCAGAATCTACAACGACTAAAGTATTAGCTCCAGGTCAAGGATTTTTTATAAAAATGAAACCTTCTGGAACCGATGAAATGGTTGTTTTTAATAACACTAAAATAGGAACTAAAACAGCGCTTACAGGAAATCGTACTTTTAATAAAAGTGCAGAAACAACATCTTATATAAAATTATATGTTGCTAAAGGAAACCTAAAAGTAAATACAGATGTTTTATTTTCTGAAAATGCAACTGTAGGTTTTGATGCAGGTAGAGATATCATCAATTTTAATTCTTCAGAATTTGATTTAACAACTAAATTGTTAGATAATGCTACAGATACAGATTATACAATTCAAACAATACCTAATAACAATTATGAAAACCAAGTAATTTCTTTAAACCTTAAAGGTAAAGCAAATGAGAAAATTACTTTTTCTGCATTAAATAGTAATTTACCAGAAGGAATGAAGGTTTACTTAGAAGATAAAGAAACTGGTAGCTCTTATGAGTTAAGCGATACCAAAAACTATACCTTAACTTTAAGTAGTGATGTTAGTGGTTTTGGACGTTTTTATGTACATTTTTCTACACGGGCTTTAAGTGTAATTTCTAATGATGTAACAAAAATTCAGATTTATAATCAGAATAATTTCTTACAAATAAAAGGAGCAAATGCAAGAGCTTTAAAAATTGATTTATTTGATCTTAATGGCAAAGTTATTTTAAATCAAAACCAATCCACAGATAAATACAGTCCTATTAATTTAAGTAGTTTTTCTAAAGGAGTTTACTTAGTTAAAGTTACTACCGAAGGAAAATCTGTTTCTAAAAAAATAATTATAGACTAA
- a CDS encoding LysR family transcriptional regulator has product MKQNFSYFLTIANYLSFIKVAEQLFTEQQAIYKSIRNLEEDYNATFFF; this is encoded by the coding sequence ATAAAACAAAACTTCTCATATTTTTTAACAATTGCAAATTATTTAAGTTTTATTAAAGTTGCTGAACAATTATTCACAGAACAGCAAGCAATTTATAAATCTATTAGAAATTTAGAAGAAGACTATAATGCTACTTTCTTTTTTTAA